A single Tuberibacillus sp. Marseille-P3662 DNA region contains:
- a CDS encoding aspartyl-phosphate phosphatase Spo0E family protein, producing MLTKVIEKKRDELIKTVNLYGLSSEQALATSRELDELIDRYQDYKRHSVPSVPLLLQDIG from the coding sequence ATGTTGACAAAAGTCATCGAAAAAAAACGAGACGAACTCATTAAGACCGTGAACCTATATGGTTTAAGCTCTGAGCAAGCATTAGCGACGAGTCGGGAATTAGATGAATTGATTGACCGGTATCAAGATTATAAAAGACATTCCGTACCCTCTGTACCATTGTTATTACAAGACATTGGTTAA
- the cbpB gene encoding cyclic-di-AMP-binding protein CbpB translates to MSKLTLGDVMNKKIEDLMIPADHVAHVQMGNPLEHALLVLIKTGYSAIPVLDEAFKLQGIISKTLILDSILGVERIEFEQLSDYIVEKAMNTDPPILNMDKHILDAIKLAINHPFLCVVDEEQMLIGILPRSSLLKLLNHYLRDQDSTVSLS, encoded by the coding sequence ATGAGTAAACTTACCTTGGGTGATGTCATGAATAAAAAAATTGAAGATCTCATGATTCCTGCGGATCACGTCGCTCACGTACAAATGGGTAATCCACTGGAACATGCATTATTGGTATTGATAAAGACGGGCTATTCAGCGATTCCCGTTTTAGATGAGGCATTTAAGTTACAAGGTATTATCAGTAAAACCTTGATTTTGGATTCTATATTAGGTGTCGAACGCATTGAATTTGAACAGTTAAGCGATTACATTGTTGAAAAGGCAATGAATACAGATCCCCCCATTTTAAATATGGATAAGCATATTCTTGATGCAATCAAATTGGCGATTAATCACCCATTTCTATGTGTTGTCGACGAGGAACAAATGTTAATTGGGATTTTACCTAGAAGCAGTCTTTTGAAATTGTTGAATCACTATCTTCGGGATCAGGATTCAACAGTGAGTCTATCGTGA
- the brnQ gene encoding branched-chain amino acid transport system II carrier protein, with amino-acid sequence MKQTNFNTLKLGLMMLALFLGAGNLIFPPKLGLTSGEHLWPAIIGFLITGVGLPLLGVTAVAVTGNSLRDLAGRAHPIFGIMFTVVIYLAIGPLFGIPRTGSVAYEIGIAPFAQDFIPNTDALLIFSIIFFGLTLWLSLKPGKMVDRFGKIITPILVIVIATIVIVGFLQINGQTGQAAAPYDSEPFYGGFIQGYLTLDAIAALVFGIVITSTIKSQGTTDHKTVTKVTLKAGMIAVTGLGLIYLSLAYLGANTVNQLGAGASGGDILTFIANTTLGQIGQILLGIAIGLACLTTAVGLVTSCSSFLQQLLPKLPYPVIATLLSLFSGLMANLGLTQLIAVMTPILLAIYPMAITLMILCFTHRLFSGFHEVYAGALIGTGIISILDALSGYGISLGVLQDALALLPLYEQSMGWIVPAFIFGLVGWIIGYVRKDAQDMQHEYS; translated from the coding sequence ATGAAACAAACAAACTTCAACACACTCAAACTAGGGCTCATGATGTTAGCTTTATTTTTGGGAGCAGGAAACCTGATTTTCCCACCCAAGCTCGGACTAACTTCAGGTGAGCACCTTTGGCCAGCCATTATTGGTTTCTTAATAACAGGTGTCGGACTTCCTCTGTTAGGTGTAACAGCGGTTGCGGTAACTGGGAATAGTCTTCGAGACCTTGCGGGAAGGGCTCACCCAATATTTGGGATTATGTTTACGGTTGTTATTTATTTAGCTATCGGTCCTCTATTCGGCATTCCACGGACCGGTTCAGTAGCTTATGAAATCGGGATTGCCCCTTTTGCACAAGACTTTATACCAAATACGGACGCGCTTCTCATTTTTTCAATCATCTTTTTTGGGCTTACTTTATGGCTATCTTTAAAGCCAGGAAAAATGGTCGACCGTTTTGGTAAAATCATAACGCCGATACTGGTAATTGTCATTGCTACGATTGTTATTGTTGGCTTTCTACAAATTAATGGTCAGACTGGACAAGCCGCAGCCCCTTATGATAGTGAACCATTTTATGGTGGATTTATTCAGGGATATTTAACACTTGATGCCATCGCCGCCTTAGTTTTTGGCATCGTGATTACCAGCACCATTAAAAGTCAAGGTACTACTGATCATAAGACGGTAACCAAAGTGACTTTAAAAGCAGGTATGATTGCTGTAACAGGTCTTGGACTCATTTACCTTTCCTTAGCCTACCTTGGCGCAAACACGGTTAACCAGTTAGGTGCTGGCGCTAGTGGCGGTGATATTCTCACTTTTATTGCCAATACAACATTAGGTCAAATAGGTCAAATTTTACTTGGTATCGCGATTGGTTTAGCTTGCTTAACGACTGCTGTCGGCTTAGTCACATCTTGCAGCAGTTTCCTGCAGCAATTGTTGCCGAAACTGCCTTATCCAGTGATCGCCACCCTTTTATCTCTATTTAGTGGATTAATGGCTAACCTTGGTCTGACGCAATTGATTGCGGTTATGACACCGATTTTATTAGCAATTTATCCGATGGCGATCACCTTGATGATTCTATGCTTTACACACAGGCTATTTTCCGGTTTTCACGAAGTCTATGCGGGAGCTCTCATTGGTACCGGAATCATCAGTATTCTAGACGCATTAAGCGGCTACGGTATTTCTTTAGGCGTTCTGCAAGACGCGTTAGCGCTTCTCCCCCTTTATGAACAAAGCATGGGCTGGATCGTACCTGCCTTCATTTTCGGACTAGTCGGATGGATTATCGGTTACGTACGAAAGGACGCACAAGACATGCAGCATGAGTATTCATAA
- a CDS encoding YkuS family protein gives MAKIAVEQSLTDIKEALESKGYQVAPLKNEEDAKNSDCCVISGQDVNVMGMQDVTTDGSVIDARGLDANQVCEEVDSRLQ, from the coding sequence ATGGCTAAAATAGCTGTTGAACAATCCTTGACTGACATCAAGGAAGCTTTAGAGAGCAAAGGTTATCAAGTCGCTCCCCTAAAAAATGAGGAGGACGCTAAGAACAGTGATTGTTGTGTGATTTCTGGTCAGGACGTGAATGTGATGGGCATGCAAGACGTGACTACTGATGGATCAGTCATTGACGCACGCGGCCTTGATGCCAATCAGGTTTGTGAAGAGGTCGATAGTCGATTGCAATAG
- a CDS encoding N-acetyldiaminopimelate deacetylase — MLFNLVDLRRSFHQIPEPGFKEYQTQALILDYLDRLPQDRLVIKTWETGVLVKIEGTAPQQTIGYRTDIDGLPIEEETGYDFRSQHDGWMHACGHDFHITIGLGVIEQLLEKPLRDNVVVIFQPAEEGPGGARPMQESAVFQDWLPDMIFALHVAPELPTGTLALKEGLLFANTSELFIDFHGKGGHAAYPHLANDMVVAASAFVTQLQSIVSRRVDPMNSGVITIGKIDGGTKQNIIAEKARVEGTIRALSPESMKVIQQEIEAHVAGIEAAYHCQASIDYGSHYYQVTNDADFTQSFLSYCRRNDLPVQICDAAMTGEDFGYFLKNIPGFMFWLGVDSTSGLHSSTLKPHEPAMEQAVKAVSGYINDLASE, encoded by the coding sequence GTGTTATTCAATTTAGTTGATCTTCGCCGTAGCTTTCATCAAATTCCTGAACCCGGTTTCAAGGAATATCAAACCCAGGCGTTAATCCTTGATTATTTAGACCGTCTTCCTCAAGACCGGTTAGTGATTAAAACATGGGAAACAGGTGTACTCGTTAAAATTGAAGGAACAGCACCCCAGCAAACCATTGGCTATCGAACGGATATTGACGGCTTACCTATCGAAGAGGAAACGGGATATGATTTTCGTTCACAGCATGATGGCTGGATGCATGCATGTGGCCACGACTTTCATATCACTATTGGTCTTGGAGTGATCGAACAGCTATTAGAAAAGCCGCTCCGTGACAATGTTGTCGTCATCTTCCAACCCGCTGAAGAAGGCCCGGGTGGTGCTCGGCCGATGCAGGAAAGCGCAGTGTTTCAAGACTGGTTACCTGATATGATTTTTGCTCTACATGTTGCTCCAGAATTGCCGACGGGAACGCTTGCCCTGAAAGAAGGTTTATTGTTCGCGAATACGTCTGAACTCTTTATTGATTTTCACGGGAAAGGCGGCCATGCGGCTTATCCGCATCTTGCTAATGATATGGTGGTTGCGGCCAGTGCTTTTGTGACTCAACTGCAATCCATTGTCAGCCGCAGAGTTGATCCTATGAACTCAGGGGTGATCACCATAGGAAAAATTGACGGCGGGACAAAGCAAAATATTATTGCCGAAAAGGCACGAGTTGAAGGCACGATTCGGGCGCTGAGTCCTGAGAGTATGAAAGTGATTCAACAGGAAATTGAAGCGCATGTGGCAGGGATTGAAGCGGCCTATCATTGCCAGGCATCCATTGATTACGGCAGCCATTATTATCAAGTCACTAATGATGCTGACTTCACCCAATCATTTTTGTCGTATTGTCGTCGGAACGACTTGCCTGTCCAAATATGTGATGCCGCTATGACGGGAGAAGATTTCGGCTACTTTTTAAAAAATATTCCAGGGTTTATGTTTTGGTTGGGTGTGGATTCAACATCAGGGTTGCATTCATCGACATTAAAGCCACATGAACCAGCGATGGAACAGGCTGTTAAGGCTGTTAGTGGTTATATAAATGATCTGGCCAGCGAATAG
- the dapD gene encoding 2,3,4,5-tetrahydropyridine-2,6-dicarboxylate N-acetyltransferase, whose translation METMDANQIISFIQNSEKTTPVKVYIKGELSKVNFGANIQSFVNDESGVIFGEWKVVKSLLEEQAEYIDDYVVENDRRHSGVPLLDLKGIQARIEPGAVIRDQVEIGKNAVIMMGATINIGSVVGEGTMIDMNAVLGGRATVGKNCHVGAGSVLAGVIEPPSASPVILEDDVVVGANAVILEGVTVGKGAVVAAGAVVTEDVPANTVVAGTPAKVIKQMDEQTKGKTEIKQELRQLKDE comes from the coding sequence ATGGAAACGATGGACGCAAATCAAATTATTTCTTTTATCCAGAACAGTGAAAAAACGACACCTGTAAAAGTGTATATAAAAGGAGAATTATCGAAAGTTAACTTTGGGGCTAACATTCAAAGTTTTGTCAACGACGAATCTGGCGTAATTTTCGGTGAATGGAAAGTTGTTAAATCGTTGCTTGAAGAACAAGCGGAGTACATAGATGATTACGTTGTGGAGAATGATCGCAGACATTCAGGTGTCCCATTGCTGGATTTAAAAGGGATTCAAGCCCGGATTGAACCTGGTGCCGTTATTCGTGATCAAGTGGAGATCGGTAAGAATGCTGTCATTATGATGGGCGCGACAATTAACATTGGTTCTGTTGTTGGTGAAGGCACGATGATCGACATGAATGCCGTTCTTGGTGGACGCGCAACAGTAGGGAAAAATTGCCATGTCGGTGCGGGATCTGTGCTTGCTGGTGTTATTGAGCCGCCTTCCGCCAGTCCAGTTATTTTAGAAGATGATGTCGTCGTTGGTGCAAACGCCGTCATTCTGGAAGGTGTCACAGTCGGAAAAGGTGCGGTTGTCGCAGCTGGTGCTGTTGTAACAGAAGATGTCCCAGCCAATACCGTTGTTGCTGGAACACCTGCAAAGGTCATTAAGCAAATGGACGAGCAGACAAAAGGTAAAACGGAAATCAAGCAAGAATTACGGCAGCTCAAGGACGAGTAA
- a CDS encoding YjcZ family sporulation protein codes for MSHTGGGGFVIIVVLFILLIIVGASYVN; via the coding sequence ATGAGTCATACGGGCGGTGGAGGTTTCGTTATCATCGTTGTTCTGTTCATACTGTTAATCATTGTAGGCGCATCATACGTTAACTAA
- a CDS encoding MarR family winged helix-turn-helix transcriptional regulator, whose product MRHDPELLKLAEWYEDLSFKVHKMGEVLINDKISETLTPDQGAILRYLYKNQPCTSSSLSKAFYVKKSAITAIINRLFKKELIKRERSEDDRRVVYLLLTDKGEQLYMETSQQSSHIVASLMSQFDDEEIRSFMNTYEKLANTLEQQIENMKGVEE is encoded by the coding sequence ATGAGGCATGATCCGGAGTTGCTTAAACTCGCTGAATGGTATGAAGATTTATCGTTTAAAGTTCACAAGATGGGCGAAGTTTTAATTAACGATAAGATTAGCGAAACGCTAACACCTGATCAAGGTGCAATACTACGTTACTTGTATAAAAATCAGCCGTGTACTTCTTCTTCCTTGTCTAAAGCGTTTTATGTGAAGAAGAGCGCCATCACTGCTATTATTAATCGCTTATTTAAGAAAGAGCTCATCAAACGGGAGAGAAGCGAGGATGACCGCCGGGTTGTTTACTTACTGCTCACTGATAAAGGTGAACAATTGTACATGGAGACATCACAGCAATCGAGTCATATTGTTGCTTCGCTTATGTCACAGTTTGATGATGAGGAAATTCGCTCATTTATGAACACATATGAAAAATTGGCCAATACTTTGGAGCAGCAAATTGAAAATATGAAAGGTGTCGAGGAATGA
- a CDS encoding LysR family transcriptional regulator, whose translation MQRADYEIICVLADEKNMRRAAERLFVSQPALSQRLHSIETHWETEIFIRSKRGLILTPEGEKIADFAKKMLEEEDQLRDNIVSTQTEVYGTLKLAVASIIGQYWLPRLLKKYVETYPHVKISLMTGWSSDILRHMYENDTHIGIIRGKPKWRGKTFHLFSDALNLVDTNMRSIKELDDITKPYIQFKSDSSYYQEIQEWWHHYYQKPPERTIIVDQIETCKQMAINGIGYAILPSISLTDQDQHIFQIPLEDRKQKPLTRDTWLLTHHETMELKQVKAFMELVRSEGIDL comes from the coding sequence ATGCAACGAGCTGATTATGAAATCATTTGTGTCCTTGCTGATGAGAAAAATATGAGAAGAGCAGCCGAACGCTTATTTGTGTCGCAACCGGCCCTTAGTCAACGGCTGCATAGTATTGAAACTCATTGGGAAACGGAGATCTTTATTCGTTCAAAGCGGGGACTGATCTTAACACCGGAGGGCGAAAAGATTGCTGATTTTGCCAAAAAGATGTTGGAAGAGGAGGACCAACTACGAGATAACATTGTTTCAACCCAGACCGAGGTTTACGGAACGCTCAAATTAGCGGTTGCTTCGATTATTGGTCAATATTGGCTGCCGCGCTTGCTAAAAAAATACGTTGAAACTTACCCTCATGTTAAGATTTCGCTCATGACGGGGTGGAGTTCAGATATTTTGAGGCATATGTACGAAAATGATACACATATTGGTATTATTCGCGGGAAACCAAAATGGCGGGGGAAGACGTTCCATTTATTTAGTGATGCCCTCAACTTAGTAGATACTAACATGCGATCAATTAAAGAATTGGATGATATCACCAAACCCTACATTCAATTTAAGAGTGATTCTTCTTATTATCAGGAAATTCAAGAGTGGTGGCATCATTATTACCAAAAACCACCGGAAAGAACGATTATTGTCGATCAAATTGAGACATGTAAGCAAATGGCTATTAACGGGATTGGCTATGCAATTTTACCTTCGATCAGTTTAACGGACCAAGATCAGCATATCTTTCAGATACCACTAGAGGACAGAAAACAAAAGCCTTTGACGAGAGATACATGGCTGTTAACCCATCATGAAACAATGGAATTAAAACAAGTAAAGGCTTTCATGGAACTTGTTCGAAGTGAAGGCATAGACTTATAA
- a CDS encoding aspartate aminotransferase family protein — protein sequence MTSWEERDHEFIMPTYTKQKLPIAIARGEGNSLYDTEGHQYLDLFTGLAVNTLGHSHPKIIATLKDQAEKFLHISNVYYNPPAIRLAEKLSKATNNGKVFFTNSGTEATEAFVKWLHKYEKEATSGQSGIVVLRQSFHGRTLGALKLTRQPHVYQDFPYSDIPVYEVEPENLEQLEAALENKPAALLMEPVLGSAGILPLSQFFMETAYQLCRENDVLFCLDEIQTGMGRTGELFAYQHYHIDPDAILFAKGIGGGLPLGGMIVADRFSGLFQTGDHGTTFAPSPMAAALGNTVLEVLTDDGVMQTAAEQATYLWDALEHLQQTSAVVEEVRGKGLMLGVVLNGDADAIREVRETMLQKGFLIDVTQKTIIRLLPPLTITREDIDTFVQAFAETIEHVVQ from the coding sequence ATGACGAGCTGGGAAGAACGGGACCATGAGTTCATCATGCCAACCTATACTAAGCAAAAATTGCCCATCGCCATTGCTCGTGGCGAGGGCAATTCCTTATATGACACGGAAGGTCATCAATATCTTGATCTATTTACAGGTTTGGCAGTGAATACTTTAGGTCACTCACATCCTAAAATTATAGCAACGTTAAAAGACCAAGCGGAAAAATTTTTACATATATCTAATGTTTACTATAATCCGCCAGCCATTCGATTAGCCGAAAAGTTGTCAAAAGCGACCAATAATGGCAAGGTGTTTTTTACTAATTCCGGGACAGAAGCGACGGAGGCATTTGTCAAATGGCTGCATAAGTATGAAAAGGAAGCAACAAGTGGTCAATCCGGGATTGTCGTCCTCCGTCAAAGTTTTCACGGTCGTACACTTGGAGCATTAAAATTGACGAGGCAGCCGCATGTCTATCAAGATTTCCCTTATTCAGATATTCCTGTATATGAGGTTGAACCAGAGAATCTGGAACAGTTGGAGGCGGCCCTTGAAAACAAACCTGCTGCGTTACTTATGGAGCCGGTGCTTGGTTCTGCTGGGATTTTGCCTTTATCACAGTTTTTTATGGAAACGGCCTACCAGCTGTGTCGAGAAAACGATGTCCTATTTTGTCTTGATGAGATTCAAACAGGCATGGGGCGAACAGGTGAACTGTTTGCTTATCAGCATTATCATATTGATCCGGATGCGATTTTATTTGCTAAAGGGATTGGAGGCGGATTGCCGTTAGGGGGAATGATTGTTGCCGATCGATTCTCGGGATTGTTTCAGACGGGGGATCACGGTACAACGTTTGCACCCTCACCGATGGCCGCTGCGCTAGGCAATACCGTGCTTGAAGTTTTAACGGATGATGGTGTTATGCAAACGGCGGCTGAACAGGCGACTTATTTATGGGATGCTTTAGAACACTTGCAGCAGACGTCTGCTGTTGTTGAAGAGGTTCGTGGAAAAGGTCTGATGCTTGGTGTTGTTTTGAATGGAGATGCCGATGCGATACGCGAAGTTAGGGAAACGATGCTCCAGAAAGGGTTCTTAATTGATGTTACGCAGAAAACGATCATTCGCTTGCTCCCACCGTTAACGATTACCCGGGAAGACATTGACACCTTTGTCCAAGCCTTTGCAGAGACAATTGAACATGTGGTTCAGTAA
- a CDS encoding MMPL family transporter — protein sequence MKTLLKAKWLVIGIWIAGLAALIIFQPNMSKLVREHGQPEVPDGYSSKMASDILNEYSDNDSSQTALVFHTDHAMTDQDKNTVKSAINTLKSDKDSLGIESVTSYFDNPDAKDQFVSDNKKTILASLQVNLDERTAAEAKKALYNALDDVDIDHYYTGDWLINEDYTASIEDGMHQTEYLTIIFILIVLLVVFRSVITPLIPLVTVGITYIASQSIVAWLVKLFDFPLSNFTQIFLVAVLFGIGTDYCILLLSRFKEELPRHESITDAIAQTYKSGGRTVFFSGLAVLVGFSTIGLSKFSTYQSSVGVAIGIIILIIALVTIVPILMLLLGRKMFWPSKKAMEHNESRLWGAAGRFSLKRPLLSLLIVAAVTVPFIITDDGLKSFNTLEEIGNEYKSVQGFNILSDNFGAGEAMPTQVVIENDEKMDQRAYLQTIEGITRELKTINHVDTVRSVTQPKGEPIEDFLVPNQAQTLDEGIADANDGIDKIADGLKQAQNQLNDSKPKLKKAVNGFDPLISGTSDLQSGVKKLKTNLVKIQNGLEDGAQQIDINKLKQAKQSAQQLADKSQKLLNNYQKIGDGIGTLQKKYTDIQSQTSKLSKGLSGIQKRLKKLGNDHPDIKDDTNYQKIVGTTGTLLSSTQDLSDGLGQLNKQLGSVASNIKKANNGLSKIVDGQKQFASQMQQTVDGLSQLQTAMTKLANGQQQIINNVPSIQNGLSDIKNGQKQLQNGFSPIVSQLDQMASGLGDSVNGLNKVSNGLGDARGFLDELSQNNSSLAGFYIPDEALEGDDFVQSLDQYMSDNRKMTTISVLFDVSPYSTTAIDQIDDIKSAVDRATDDTKLENAHVGVGGATSNFADLRNISDEDYSRTVMLMLIGIGIILIGLLRSLIMPIYILGSLLLTYYTAMGVTELIFVNLLDYTGINWAVPFFGFVMLIALGVDYSIFLMDRFNEYKDIDVKTAIIEAMKHMGTVIMSAAVILGGTFAAMMPSGVVVLMEIATIIITGLILYNIFILPLFIPVMVKIFGKANWWPFKRNDD from the coding sequence ATGAAGACCTTACTTAAAGCAAAATGGTTGGTAATCGGTATATGGATCGCCGGTTTAGCCGCACTCATTATATTTCAACCCAATATGTCAAAGTTGGTACGTGAACATGGGCAGCCTGAAGTTCCGGATGGCTATTCATCGAAAATGGCCAGCGATATTTTAAATGAATATAGCGACAATGACAGTTCACAGACAGCCTTAGTTTTTCATACCGATCACGCTATGACAGATCAAGATAAAAACACTGTCAAATCAGCGATCAATACGCTGAAATCAGACAAAGATTCACTGGGGATTGAATCGGTCACATCTTATTTTGATAACCCTGATGCTAAAGATCAGTTTGTTTCTGATAACAAGAAAACGATTCTTGCCAGCTTACAAGTTAATTTAGATGAGCGAACAGCTGCAGAGGCAAAGAAAGCCTTGTATAACGCTCTGGATGATGTTGACATCGACCATTACTATACAGGCGATTGGCTCATCAATGAAGACTATACAGCCAGCATTGAAGATGGGATGCATCAGACTGAATATCTAACCATTATTTTCATCCTTATCGTCCTATTGGTGGTGTTTCGTTCAGTTATCACACCATTGATTCCACTCGTAACGGTTGGTATCACTTATATTGCATCACAATCGATTGTTGCTTGGTTAGTTAAACTGTTTGACTTTCCATTATCAAACTTTACACAAATATTCTTGGTCGCGGTCCTGTTTGGAATTGGTACAGACTACTGTATCCTGCTGCTTAGCCGTTTTAAGGAAGAATTACCAAGGCATGAGTCGATCACTGATGCTATTGCACAAACATACAAGAGTGGCGGTCGAACCGTATTTTTTAGTGGCCTCGCCGTACTGGTTGGTTTCTCAACCATCGGTCTTTCTAAATTTAGTACGTATCAATCGTCAGTAGGAGTCGCTATCGGGATTATCATATTGATCATTGCTTTGGTCACTATCGTACCGATTCTCATGCTGCTACTTGGACGAAAAATGTTTTGGCCGTCCAAGAAAGCAATGGAGCATAATGAAAGCCGTCTTTGGGGAGCTGCCGGCCGGTTCTCCCTTAAACGCCCGCTGCTTTCACTTTTAATTGTTGCCGCCGTAACGGTTCCGTTTATCATAACAGATGATGGCTTGAAATCTTTTAACACACTTGAAGAAATCGGAAATGAATACAAGTCAGTCCAAGGATTTAACATTCTTTCTGACAATTTTGGTGCTGGTGAAGCGATGCCGACTCAAGTCGTGATTGAAAACGACGAAAAAATGGATCAACGCGCCTACTTACAAACGATTGAAGGCATCACTCGTGAGCTGAAAACGATCAATCACGTTGATACGGTTCGCAGTGTCACCCAACCAAAGGGCGAGCCTATAGAGGATTTTCTCGTCCCTAACCAAGCCCAGACGCTGGATGAAGGTATTGCAGACGCCAATGATGGGATTGATAAAATCGCAGATGGTTTAAAGCAAGCACAAAATCAATTGAATGATTCGAAACCAAAACTCAAAAAAGCGGTCAATGGTTTTGATCCATTGATCTCCGGAACCAGTGACTTACAATCTGGCGTTAAGAAATTAAAAACCAATCTAGTTAAAATTCAAAACGGCCTAGAAGACGGTGCTCAGCAGATCGATATCAATAAACTCAAGCAAGCTAAACAAAGTGCTCAACAGTTGGCTGATAAGAGCCAAAAGTTATTGAATAACTATCAAAAGATCGGCGATGGCATCGGTACATTACAAAAGAAATATACCGATATCCAATCTCAGACATCAAAATTATCTAAAGGATTGTCCGGGATACAGAAGAGACTGAAAAAATTAGGTAACGATCACCCTGATATTAAGGACGATACAAATTACCAAAAAATTGTAGGCACGACCGGAACATTATTAAGTAGTACTCAAGATTTATCAGATGGTTTGGGTCAATTGAATAAACAGTTAGGTTCTGTAGCTTCAAATATCAAAAAAGCCAACAATGGATTAAGCAAAATTGTTGATGGTCAGAAACAATTCGCGTCACAAATGCAACAAACCGTTGACGGTTTAAGCCAACTGCAAACCGCGATGACGAAACTGGCGAATGGGCAGCAGCAAATCATCAACAATGTCCCTAGCATCCAAAATGGCTTGAGTGATATTAAGAATGGACAAAAACAGTTACAGAATGGCTTCTCACCCATTGTTTCACAGCTTGATCAAATGGCCAGTGGCCTTGGCGACAGCGTCAATGGATTAAACAAGGTTTCAAATGGTTTAGGGGATGCTCGAGGATTTTTAGATGAGTTGTCACAAAACAACAGTTCACTCGCTGGCTTCTACATTCCCGACGAGGCTTTAGAAGGCGATGACTTCGTCCAATCCCTTGATCAATATATGTCCGATAATCGGAAAATGACGACGATCAGCGTGTTATTTGATGTGAGTCCGTATTCGACAACAGCCATTGATCAAATTGATGACATCAAATCAGCTGTCGACCGGGCAACGGATGATACTAAATTGGAGAACGCCCATGTCGGTGTCGGTGGAGCTACAAGTAATTTTGCCGACCTCCGAAATATCTCTGATGAGGATTATTCACGCACGGTCATGCTTATGTTGATCGGCATTGGGATTATTCTCATCGGCCTCTTAAGATCATTGATTATGCCGATCTATATTTTAGGTTCACTTTTACTCACCTATTACACAGCCATGGGTGTGACGGAACTTATTTTTGTTAACCTGTTAGATTATACCGGCATCAACTGGGCGGTACCGTTCTTCGGTTTTGTCATGCTGATTGCCCTAGGTGTTGATTACAGTATTTTCTTAATGGACCGGTTTAACGAATATAAAGATATTGACGTGAAAACGGCCATAATAGAAGCGATGAAACATATGGGTACGGTCATTATGTCCGCTGCCGTAATTCTTGGCGGTACCTTTGCAGCTATGATGCCATCAGGTGTCGTTGTACTCATGGAAATCGCGACGATCATCATTACCGGATTAATTTTGTATAACATTTTCATCCTCCCACTGTTCATTCCGGTGATGGTTAAAATCTTTGGTAAAGCCAATTGGTGGCCGTTCAAGCGCAATGATGATTAA